Part of the Roseobacter litoralis Och 149 genome, CATATCCGCTTGCTCGGGGGCGAAATGGGCAGACCGATTTGCTGCAGCCGCGTTATCGTCTTGGGACAATCAAGCTGCACGGTGACGGCATTTTGCGCCTCAATGCCCTGTCCGATCGTACAATCGCGGGGGGTGTCGGCCTTGACCAGACGTTCAAATGCCGCATCAAAAAGATCATTTTCGCGGCTTGTCACATTCAAAACCCGCACAGTGCGTCCGGCCGGTGTTGCGAGCAGCGATTTCGCGCGGCCTGCATAGGTCGCACCCGTCAACAGAACCATGCGGTCAACCGCGCCGGCGGGCAAATGGGCCAGAGCGCTGAGGGCGGCCTCGGACCCCATGGAGTGTGCAATAATGTGTATTGGGCGCTGAGGGGAATGGGCCTTGAGCATTTGAATGACGGCGGCGAGCTGCGCACCGAGCTGTGATGCGCGTTGGTGCACCGTCCGCAGGGATCCCCGCGCGAACCAGCCAAAGGCAATGCCAAGCCCCTCGGCGGGATGCGCCCCCTCGAACCCAAGTGCTGCGGGCCAACTGTGCTCGGTTTTTCCAAACAGTTTGCGGTGTGGGCAGTGATCTTCAGTGCCCGGTGCGTATTTATAGCCATGCACCATGATCACGGCCGGTCCCGGTTTTGAGGCCAGTGCGCAGAGCCTGTAAGGCGCGGCTTGCGCCGTGTCATGCAAGGCAAGGGCGGACGGCGTGGCATTGATCCTGAGCAAAGGCATCGCGCCCCCCTACACCATATTTTGTGGTTCTTTGTTGAACCATCCATAGGTAGGAAAGATGAAAACCGTATTACACCACCGTGACGGTGTTGACGCGCAACACCCTTTATTCTACGAGAAGGCGTGGCGATTTGATACCGGATTGCGGGCCACTCTAAACACTCCGCTAAAAGGTCACTCGATGAGGAAACCCCGTCGCATTGACCGCGTATGGGGTTTTTTTGTGTCCGAAACGGACTGGAGAAGACGAGAATGACAAAAGACCTCAAACCGCGGACGCGTGCTGTGCATGCGGGTACCCGACGAAGCCAGTACGGCGAAGTGTCGGAGGCGATCTTTCTGACGCAGGGCTTTGTGTATGACACGGCCGAACAGGCCGAAGCACGGTTTGTTGAAGCGGGGCCGGATGAGTTCATCTATGCACGCTATGGAAACCCCACAGTTGCGATGTTCGAAGACCGCATCGCGGCACTGGAAGGTGCGGAAGACGCCTTTGCCACCGCTTCTGGCATGGCCGCAGTGTCGGGCGCGTTGATGTCCATGCTCAAAGCAGGCGATCACGTCGTTTCGGCCCGCGCGCTTTTCGGGTCCTGCCTCTATGTGCTCGAAGAAATCCTGACACGCTACGGTGTCGAGGTGACCTTCGTGGATGGCACAGATATCGCGCAGTGGAAGGAGGCCATTCGCGATGATACGCGCGCCGTCTTCTTCGAATCAATTTCCAATCCCACGTTGCAAGTCGTTGATATTGAGACCGTCGCAGGTCTGGCCCATGCCAAAGGCGCAATCGTGCTTGTGGACAACGTGTTTGCAACCCCAGTGTGGTCCCGGGCCTTTGAGCAGGGCGCTGATGTCGTGATTTACTCAACGACCAAACATATCGACGGGCAGGGCAGGGCGTTGGGAGGCGTGATCCTCGGTACCAAGGATTTCGTCCGAAAAACCGTAGAACCCTACATGAAACACACCGGCGGTTCCATGAGCCCGTTTACAGCTTGGGTCATGCTGAAAGGGCTTGAAACGCTTGATTTACGGGTGCGGGCGCAGACCGAAAACGCAACGGCACTGGCCATCGCGCTTGATGGGCATGAAAAACTGAACCGGGTTATTTATCCCGGCATTCCAAGCCACGCGCAGCACGCGCTGGTGAAACGGCAGATGGAAAAAGGGGGGACGGTCCTTTCGATTGATCTGGCAGGGGGTAAAGAGGCGGCATTCCGGTTTTTGAACGCTATTGAGGTTGGTGTCATCTCCAATAACCTGGGCGATGCAAAGACGATTTTGACGCATCCCGCGACAACGACACATCAGCGTTTGCCGCAAGACCAGAAAGATGCGCTTGGAATTTCAGCAGGCTTAATTCGCATCAGTGTCGGGATTGAGGATCAGGAAGACCTGAAAGCGGACCTTTTTCAGGCCTTGCAGTGTGTTTGATGAGTTGTTCATGGAATATAATAAAATCAACGCGTTATATGTTTTCTGCGCTGCGTAAGCATCTGTTTTTGGCAAATATGTACCGGGTATTTCCCTCTATGATTGGCAGATAGTTAATGCTGCCCTATGTTGCTACTTCGAAGACGTACAGGGAACATCGCGATGAATATTCACACACCCGGATTACAGGTCACGCCCGACAGAGATGAGGCGCAGGCGGCACTGGATGTGCTGCGACAGTGGGCCAAACAGGCGACGCCGACTGAGATCAGCGAGCTTGACCCGTCGGTCGCCCGCCTGATCCCGGGCATGGACGGGGTCGAGTATCCAGCCTTGTCGCGCGAGTATCCCGGTGATTTCGCGATTGATGACAGCTACAAAGAGACATTGCCCGATCTTCAAAACGGCCCGTCGAGCCTGATCCGCGGGACGAAACAGCAGATCCAGCATGTAGGTATTTCCAACTTCCGCCTGCCGATCCGGTTCCACACACGTACCGGTGGGGATATCACGCTCGAAACATCCGTGACCGGCTCCGTCAGTCTTGAGGCGGATAAGAAGGGCATCAACATGTCCCGGATCATGCGCAGTTTTTACAAACATGCAGAAGAAACCTTCAGCTTTGAGGTGATCGAAGCCGCGCTTGATGCCTATATCAATGATCTGGAGAGCTTTGACGCCCGCATTCAGATGCGGTTCAGCTTTCCGATGAAGGTGGATAGCCTGCGGTCTGGTTTGTCCGGGTATCAGTATTACGACATCGCGCTGGAACTGGTGGATCAGGGCGGCGTGCGCAAGAAAATCATGCATCTTGATTATGTGTATTCATCGACCTGCCCGTGCTCGCTGGAACTTTCCGAGCATGCGCGCGCAACCCGCGGACAGCTGGCGACGCCGCATTCGCAACGCTCTGTTGCGCGGGTTTCGGTTGAGGTTGAAAACGACGGTCAATGTCTGTGGTTCGAAGATCTGATCGAAACTTGCCGACGCGCTGTGCCGACCGAAACACAAGTTATGGTCAAACGCGAAGACGAACAGGCGTTCGCAGAACTCAACGCCGCCAACCCGATCTTTGTCGAAGATGCCGCGCGCCTGTTTTGTGAGCAATTGCACGCCGATACCCGGATCGGAGACTTCCGCGTGATCGCGAGCCATCAGGAAAGCCTGCACAGCCATGATGCGGTCAGCATTCTGATGGAGGGTGACACGTTCAAATCGGAGAGCCTTGACCCGAAATTGTTCAACACGCTGTTTCACGTCGGATAACTTGACCATCTTAGACGTGATCTGCCTTTTTGGGGCCAATTCAACGCGTGCGTACCTCAACCAGCTCTAGCGCCTTGTGGCCTCGCGGGCAGGCGGGACTTGCAGAGCAGACCGGATGCGCTTGACACCAGCCGAGCGCCGCGCCAACCCTGCGCATATGTTGGACTTGCGCCCCGTCGGATATGTGATCGGTTTGCTGGTGGCTGTGCTTGGTGCAGCCATGGTTTTGCCGATGATGATCGATATCGCCGAAGGGCGCGAGCATTGGCCGGTTTTTCTGCAATCCGCGCTCTTTACGGTCCTTGCGGGGGGGCTGATCGCTGTTGCCTGCTCAAACGGCGTCAAGGAAGGGCTGACGATCCAGCAAACGTTCATCCTGACCACCGGGGTCTGGGTCGCTTTGCCGCTTTTCGGTGCCATACCCTTCGTGCTCGGCGCGACCGAGGCCCGTTTTGTCGATGCGTTCTTTGAGGCCATGTCGGGCCTGACCACCACGGGCTCCACCGTGTTCACCGGGCTTGAAACGCTGCCCAAAGGATTGCTCTTGTGGCGTGGTATTCTGCAATGGCTGGGGGGCATCGGTATTATTGTTGTCGCCATGGTGTTCCTGCCGGAACTGCGGGTCGGGGGTATGCAGATCTTCAAATCTGAAGCCTTTGATACGATGGGAAAAATTCTGCCCCGTGCGACGCAGATTGCCAGCCAGATATCCAGCATCTACCTTGGCCTGACCATGGCCTGCGCGCTGTGCTATCTTGCCCTCGGCCTTGATGCTTTTGATGCGACGGTACATGCGCTGACGACCGTTTCGACCGGCGGTTTTGCCAATTACGATGCGTCCTTCGGCACGTTTTCCGGCCCGCCGGAATATGTGGCCAGCCTGTTCATGATCCTCGCAGCACTGCCTTTCGTGCGCTATGTGCAGATGATCAATGGTCACACGGAACCGCTTTGGCGCGACAGTCAGGTGCGTGTGTTCCTGATGACGCTCCTGATTATCGTGTTGGGCATCGCAATCGCCTTGACGCAGTATTTTCCAAAGGACGCCGAAAGCGCGTTTCGTGAGGCGCTCTTTAACGTGACCTCGATTATGACCGGGACCGGGTATTCATCGGCGGATTATATGCAATGGGGTCCGCTGTTGATCTCCCTCTTTTTCTTTATCGGGCTGATTGGCGGCTGTGCGGGGTCAACCACCTGTTCGATCAAGATATTCCGCTATCAGCTGTTGTTTGCCTCGATCCGCTTGCAGCTGCGAAAAATTCGCTCTCCCAACGGCGTTTTTATCGTGCGGTATGAAAAGCGGCCCGTCGGCGAGGAAGTCCTCAGTTCGGTGATGTCCTTCTTCATGTTCTTTGTTTTGACACTGGGGTTGCTCGCGGTCGCCCTCAGCCTGACGGGGCTTGATTTCATCACATCGCTTTCCGGTGCGGCCACCGCCTTGTCGAACGTGGGGCCGGGTCTGGGCGATGAAATTGGCCCCACAGGTAGTTTTGCAGGGCTGAACGATACAGCCAAATGGCTTTTGACATTGGGCATGTTGCTGGGGCGGCTGGAGCTTTTGGCCGTCTATGCGATGCTCACCCTTTCATTTTGGAGAGATTGATATGCAACGTCCCTTGGGTGCGCAGATTTCACATATGCTCAAGGATCGCGGCGTCGATGTCATCTTTGGCATCCCCGGGGTCCACAATCAGGAAATGTACCGGGGCATCGAAGAGGCGGGCATCACGCATGTTCTGGCACGCCACGAGCAGGGGGCGGGGTTCATGGCCGATGGTTATGCGCGCGCAACCGGCAAGCCGGGGGTGGCCTATGTGATCACCGGACCCGGCCTGTGCAATGCGATGACGCCCATGGGGCAGGCCTATTCGGATTCTGTTGCGATGCTGGTCCTATCGTCCTGTCTTGATGAGGTGGCCGCAAAAAAAGGCCAGTTGCACCAGATGAAAGACCAGCGCGCCGCCGCGGAAACCGTGTGTGAATGGTCGGTGCAGGCGCAAACGGCGCAGGCTGCGTATCACCTGATTGACCGCGCTTTCACCGAGTTTCAGACCCGGCGCGCGCGCCCCAAGCACATTCAGGTACCCATTGCGGAACTTGAGGCGCTGGCACCGGTTGCACCGCCGCGCGACGATGGTGCCACAATCTGTGCTGATGGCTTTTCCGCCAGCGACGCCGCGAAAGTCGTCTCAGCGCTTAAATCCGCCAAACGCCCGATGATGATTTTCGGGGGCGGCGCTGCATCAGCCGCCAGCCCTTGTTTCAAGCTCGCCAGCCGTGCGGGTGCTGCAGCATTCTGCACATACGCAGGGCGCGGCATCATCCCGTCGGATTACGCGCTTTACTTTGGCTCGACGCTGGCGCGCCCGGATTCTGCGCGCGTTCTGGCGCAAGCTGATCTGCTTGTGGTGATCGGCTCGGAACTGGCGGAGGTAGATATCTGGCGGGATGAACTGGGGCATCATTGCCCGACGATCCGCGTGGATATTGACCCATCCCACATGACCGGCGCGCGGCGGGAGGGCGACATTCAGATTGTCGCCAGAGCAGCCACCTTCGCGCAAACCCTGTGTGATGCGCTGGAGGGGCATATTCCGCAAACCGAATGGCGTGCTCAGGATATTGCGGCGACGCGATCCCAATGGCGCGCTGAAATAGCCGCCGAACGTCCGGGCATTGTGCCGGTGTGCGATGCGCTGCAAGCGGCCTTGCCCGAAGGCACGATGATCTATTCCGACATGACCCAGTTCGCCTATGTCGCGAAAGAAGTCTGGGATATGGACCGCGCGGACCACTGGCATCATCCCTATGGCTTTGGAACCCTTGGATATGCCACGCCCGCAGCCATCGGTGGGGCCATCGGGCGCGCTGGAAAACCCACGCTCGCTATTATCGGTGACTACGGATTTCATTATACGATGCAGGAATTGGGCGTGGCGGTCGAGCTTGGGCTGAGCCTGCCGATCCTGCTTTGGGACAATGGCAAGCTGAAAGAGATCGAAGACAGCATGGTGCGTGCCCAGATTGCGCCCAATGCTGTGATCGCGCGCAATCCGGATTTTTGCAAACTCGCCGAAGCTTTCGGCGCGAGGTCAGCCGCGCCCCAAAGTCTGGATGCGCTCCAAGCCGCCGTGCGGGATGCGTTTGAGGCAGACGGCCCAACGCTGATCTATGTCACACCCGACGTGGGGCAGTAGTGGAAAAATCACTCCCAACAGCTGACAAGGACTGTCATGCCAACGCCAAGGTCGGTGATGTCTTTCGGGTCCATGCCTGCGGTTTGGGCGCCCTTGCGTAAAGTTAATCCAGCTTGCGTCATGACCGACCCAATCGCCTGACCTGTCAGCGCAAAGCGTACGTCCTCGGGCAATTGGCGCCCGCCTTCTTCCTTTGGAAGCAACATGCCCAAAACACTGCCACTGCTGTCAAGAACCGGTCCGCCCGCGTCACCCGGCAAAGCCTGTACGGACAATCGGCCAAGGTCGGTTTCTCCGCTTAGACCTTTCATGTCCGACAGCTTCCCGAAGGTGAGAGAGGGTGCGCTGAGCTGTCCCTCGAATGAATATCCTGCAACAGCGATATCGGACTGAAGCCGCGGTGGTTGTGCGCTGAACTGCGCGAAAACCGGCGGCGCGAGCGACTGATTTGGCGTCAGAAGGGCGATCCCGCGATTAAGGTCAACGCCTGTGAGTGTCGCCTCGAACTGATCGTCCAATGTGATGCGCGCGCAGCTTTCCACCGCTGCCGCCGTCGTGACGACGGACCCAGCCGCATCCACATAAAACCCCGAGCGCGAGATCGTTGGTTTTCGCACATCGATCCCTGCGAACAGGTCCAACTGCTGTGACGCGGGAACCCCCGCGCTTGGGTCCAATACTCCGGGAGTACTTTGGAAACTCGCGCGCATCTCCTGAAGCACCCGGCTGCGGCGCGCCTCATCGCCCACAGTCCATACCAGAGTGAAGCCTTTGATTTCGTCCCCGATCAATCGTACATCGGTTTCACTGACAAAACCGGCACCACGCCCCACGATCTGAAAGCTGTTGCGCGAAAGGCTGCGTGGCCCTTCCAGCGGGACAATCGTCAGGGTTTGAAGTATATCATAGAGCCCGGCTAGGGCATCCCGGTCCCCGCGCTGACTGATCAGAAAGGCGCGGGCTTTGAAATCCCCCGTGCTGTCATATTCTGCAAATGGGGCTTCGTAACGGGTGAAACGCATCACCGCTGTCGGGAGTTGGATGGAAATACCCGCCTCGGCGTCGCGGACCATGCGCATGTCCAGCCCGTCCAGAATGGCCGTATAGGCCGCAATCAGTCGCGCCCGCTGCTGTGTGGTCAATACACCTGTTGCCTCAAGTCCATTGTTGCGCTGCCATGTGGCCATCGCATTGCGTGTGCCGCGACCGAATGCACCGTCAATGGCGGCGTTATAAACACCCGCCCATTGCAGTGCTGTTTGCAGCTCGCGCCGTTGTGCTGCAGTCAATTGACTTTCACTGCGGCGCGCTTGCGCTGGTGTTTCGGTATCAACTGGACCATCCACACTATCCAATTGCGCAGTCTGCTCGCCTGCCAGCACCGGGGGGACGATCTGCGGGGTGATCCGCTCTGAAAGAGAGCCAATTGCGCCCAGGCCAAGCACATCGACGCCGGCCGGCCAATACTGCTGCGCATAACTGCTGCTCAACGCCACATAGCTGTCGTTTGGTATCAGGCCTTGCTGGCGATAGCGGGTCAGAACCTGCTCGGCATCTTCGGGGGTATAGGGGCCCAGCACCACGGCATACCATCCCCCGGCCAAAGAGAATCCGGCAACATCAGGCAAAGTCGCAGCATATCTCTCAACCCGCGCCAGCGCTGCATCATAGGTCGGTCGCGCCTCGATCTGGACCCATACCAGATCTCGTCCGGATTGCGCCTGAGCAGCGACCGACAGACAGCTAAAGCAAACAGATAAAACCAAAACAAGTCGCGTCATTACAGCAGTTTTCCCCAAGGCATACACTTTGGCGTCTAATAAGCAGGAAATCACCGGATTGACCATAAGATGTCAGGTAATTTATCGTCTGAGATACAATTGACCCTTGTTCCCAGCCCACGTAGGAAGAGCGCGAGTTCAGCTTGAGGTTCGCGCCATGTCAGACAGCGTCACGACGCCAAAATCCTTTCAGGAGATCATCCTGCGGCTTCAGGATTACTGGGCCGGGAAAGGCTGCGCGATCTTGCAACCTTACGACATGGAAGTGGGTGCAGGCACCTTTCACCCGGCCACGACCCTGCGCAGCCTTGGCAACAGACCATGGGCTGCCGCCTATGTGCAGCCCTCGCGCCGCCCGACGGACGGGCGCTACGGCGACAGCCCCAATCGGTGGCAGCATTATTACCAGTTTCAGGTGATCATTAAACCCAGCCCGCCGGATTTGCAGGAGCTCTACCTCGGATCGCTCCGCGCCATCGGCATCGACATGGACCTGCACGACATCCGCTTTGTCGAAGACGACTGGGAAAGCCCGACGCTGGGGGCCTGGGGGCTCGGCTGGGAGGTCTGGTGCGACGGGATGGAGGTCAGCCAATTCACCTATTTTCAACAGGTGGGCGGTCATGACTGCCACCCTGTGTCGGGGGAACTGACCTACGGATTAGAGCGGCTGGCGATGTATATTCTGGGTGCAGATGATGGCAACAAGATGCCATTCAACGACCCCGGCTGTCCGATCCCGCTGACCTATGGCGATGTCTTTCAGGAGGCCGAGGCGCAATATGCCCGCTGGAATTTCGATGTGGCGGATACGGATGTCCTGCTGCAGCACTTTGTTGATGCCGAAGCCGAATGCGCGCGGATCCTCGCGCAAGCCCCCGACGATCCCAAAACCGGGCGGCGTATCGTGATGGCGCAGCCCGCTTATGACCAATGCATCAAGGCGAGCCATATCTTTAACCTGCTGGATGCGCGCGGTGTCATCTCCGTGACCGAACGGCAGGCCTATATCGGACGAGTTCGCGCGCTGGCCAAGCAATGTGCGGATGCCTTTGTGCAGACGCGCGCGGGCGGCTGGACACCGGAGAGCGCCGCATGAGCGGTAAAATCGTTGGAATAGTCATTATGATCTCGGCACTTCTCGCGGGCGGGGCGCTCTATTATTTACAGGTCTACGGCTTTTACGAAGAGGCAAGCGCCGATCT contains:
- a CDS encoding alpha/beta hydrolase encodes the protein MPLLRINATPSALALHDTAQAAPYRLCALASKPGPAVIMVHGYKYAPGTEDHCPHRKLFGKTEHSWPAALGFEGAHPAEGLGIAFGWFARGSLRTVHQRASQLGAQLAAVIQMLKAHSPQRPIHIIAHSMGSEAALSALAHLPAGAVDRMVLLTGATYAGRAKSLLATPAGRTVRVLNVTSRENDLFDAAFERLVKADTPRDCTIGQGIEAQNAVTVQLDCPKTITRLQQIGLPISPPSKRICHWSAYKRPGVMRMYSRFLRDPETLPLAQLKAILPEKPAPRWSRLLPMPAQARTRRQFRLSHPAHAVGSTLCLQDAAYARSDKNEPAY
- a CDS encoding serine protease, translating into MTRLVLVLSVCFSCLSVAAQAQSGRDLVWVQIEARPTYDAALARVERYAATLPDVAGFSLAGGWYAVVLGPYTPEDAEQVLTRYRQQGLIPNDSYVALSSSYAQQYWPAGVDVLGLGAIGSLSERITPQIVPPVLAGEQTAQLDSVDGPVDTETPAQARRSESQLTAAQRRELQTALQWAGVYNAAIDGAFGRGTRNAMATWQRNNGLEATGVLTTQQRARLIAAYTAILDGLDMRMVRDAEAGISIQLPTAVMRFTRYEAPFAEYDSTGDFKARAFLISQRGDRDALAGLYDILQTLTIVPLEGPRSLSRNSFQIVGRGAGFVSETDVRLIGDEIKGFTLVWTVGDEARRSRVLQEMRASFQSTPGVLDPSAGVPASQQLDLFAGIDVRKPTISRSGFYVDAAGSVVTTAAAVESCARITLDDQFEATLTGVDLNRGIALLTPNQSLAPPVFAQFSAQPPRLQSDIAVAGYSFEGQLSAPSLTFGKLSDMKGLSGETDLGRLSVQALPGDAGGPVLDSSGSVLGMLLPKEEGGRQLPEDVRFALTGQAIGSVMTQAGLTLRKGAQTAGMDPKDITDLGVGMTVLVSCWE
- a CDS encoding glycine--tRNA ligase subunit alpha, whose protein sequence is MSDSVTTPKSFQEIILRLQDYWAGKGCAILQPYDMEVGAGTFHPATTLRSLGNRPWAAAYVQPSRRPTDGRYGDSPNRWQHYYQFQVIIKPSPPDLQELYLGSLRAIGIDMDLHDIRFVEDDWESPTLGAWGLGWEVWCDGMEVSQFTYFQQVGGHDCHPVSGELTYGLERLAMYILGADDGNKMPFNDPGCPIPLTYGDVFQEAEAQYARWNFDVADTDVLLQHFVDAEAECARILAQAPDDPKTGRRIVMAQPAYDQCIKASHIFNLLDARGVISVTERQAYIGRVRALAKQCADAFVQTRAGGWTPESAA
- a CDS encoding thiamine pyrophosphate-binding protein, with the protein product MQRPLGAQISHMLKDRGVDVIFGIPGVHNQEMYRGIEEAGITHVLARHEQGAGFMADGYARATGKPGVAYVITGPGLCNAMTPMGQAYSDSVAMLVLSSCLDEVAAKKGQLHQMKDQRAAAETVCEWSVQAQTAQAAYHLIDRAFTEFQTRRARPKHIQVPIAELEALAPVAPPRDDGATICADGFSASDAAKVVSALKSAKRPMMIFGGGAASAASPCFKLASRAGAAAFCTYAGRGIIPSDYALYFGSTLARPDSARVLAQADLLVVIGSELAEVDIWRDELGHHCPTIRVDIDPSHMTGARREGDIQIVARAATFAQTLCDALEGHIPQTEWRAQDIAATRSQWRAEIAAERPGIVPVCDALQAALPEGTMIYSDMTQFAYVAKEVWDMDRADHWHHPYGFGTLGYATPAAIGGAIGRAGKPTLAIIGDYGFHYTMQELGVAVELGLSLPILLWDNGKLKEIEDSMVRAQIAPNAVIARNPDFCKLAEAFGARSAAPQSLDALQAAVRDAFEADGPTLIYVTPDVGQ
- the metZ gene encoding O-succinylhomoserine sulfhydrylase, translated to MTKDLKPRTRAVHAGTRRSQYGEVSEAIFLTQGFVYDTAEQAEARFVEAGPDEFIYARYGNPTVAMFEDRIAALEGAEDAFATASGMAAVSGALMSMLKAGDHVVSARALFGSCLYVLEEILTRYGVEVTFVDGTDIAQWKEAIRDDTRAVFFESISNPTLQVVDIETVAGLAHAKGAIVLVDNVFATPVWSRAFEQGADVVIYSTTKHIDGQGRALGGVILGTKDFVRKTVEPYMKHTGGSMSPFTAWVMLKGLETLDLRVRAQTENATALAIALDGHEKLNRVIYPGIPSHAQHALVKRQMEKGGTVLSIDLAGGKEAAFRFLNAIEVGVISNNLGDAKTILTHPATTTHQRLPQDQKDALGISAGLIRISVGIEDQEDLKADLFQALQCV
- a CDS encoding TrkH family potassium uptake protein — protein: MRLTPAERRANPAHMLDLRPVGYVIGLLVAVLGAAMVLPMMIDIAEGREHWPVFLQSALFTVLAGGLIAVACSNGVKEGLTIQQTFILTTGVWVALPLFGAIPFVLGATEARFVDAFFEAMSGLTTTGSTVFTGLETLPKGLLLWRGILQWLGGIGIIVVAMVFLPELRVGGMQIFKSEAFDTMGKILPRATQIASQISSIYLGLTMACALCYLALGLDAFDATVHALTTVSTGGFANYDASFGTFSGPPEYVASLFMILAALPFVRYVQMINGHTEPLWRDSQVRVFLMTLLIIVLGIAIALTQYFPKDAESAFREALFNVTSIMTGTGYSSADYMQWGPLLISLFFFIGLIGGCAGSTTCSIKIFRYQLLFASIRLQLRKIRSPNGVFIVRYEKRPVGEEVLSSVMSFFMFFVLTLGLLAVALSLTGLDFITSLSGAATALSNVGPGLGDEIGPTGSFAGLNDTAKWLLTLGMLLGRLELLAVYAMLTLSFWRD
- the folE2 gene encoding GTP cyclohydrolase FolE2 — encoded protein: MNIHTPGLQVTPDRDEAQAALDVLRQWAKQATPTEISELDPSVARLIPGMDGVEYPALSREYPGDFAIDDSYKETLPDLQNGPSSLIRGTKQQIQHVGISNFRLPIRFHTRTGGDITLETSVTGSVSLEADKKGINMSRIMRSFYKHAEETFSFEVIEAALDAYINDLESFDARIQMRFSFPMKVDSLRSGLSGYQYYDIALELVDQGGVRKKIMHLDYVYSSTCPCSLELSEHARATRGQLATPHSQRSVARVSVEVENDGQCLWFEDLIETCRRAVPTETQVMVKREDEQAFAELNAANPIFVEDAARLFCEQLHADTRIGDFRVIASHQESLHSHDAVSILMEGDTFKSESLDPKLFNTLFHVG